The following proteins are encoded in a genomic region of Gimesia algae:
- the istB gene encoding IS21-like element helper ATPase IstB encodes MNAEFEKLAHEAANSNQTFEQYLLQLTELEVAARSTNALTSRIKQAQFPVEKGLEDYDFAAMKSVNKQKVLELARGEWVRQHTNLCLLGQPGTGKTHLAIALGLAACREGIRTKFFTAAALVNQLETAQQQYSLERLLNRLDKLDLLIVDELGYLSFSRAGAELLFQVFADRYERRSLLITSNLAFSDWGQIFQGERMTAALLDRLTHHCEIFEMNGESYRFKESMKQKKPPRKKA; translated from the coding sequence ATGAATGCGGAGTTCGAGAAGTTGGCCCACGAAGCGGCCAACTCAAATCAGACGTTCGAGCAATATCTGCTGCAGTTGACTGAACTGGAAGTGGCGGCACGGTCCACGAATGCGCTGACCAGCCGGATCAAACAGGCTCAGTTCCCAGTGGAAAAAGGGCTGGAAGATTACGACTTCGCGGCCATGAAATCAGTCAACAAACAGAAGGTGTTGGAGCTGGCCCGTGGTGAATGGGTCCGGCAACATACCAATCTCTGTCTGCTTGGTCAGCCGGGAACGGGCAAAACCCATCTGGCGATTGCACTGGGCCTGGCCGCCTGTCGTGAAGGAATCCGAACGAAATTCTTCACCGCTGCGGCACTCGTCAATCAACTGGAAACCGCGCAACAGCAATACAGTCTGGAGCGTCTCCTGAACAGGCTCGACAAGCTCGATCTGCTGATTGTCGACGAGCTGGGTTATCTGTCTTTCAGCCGTGCTGGTGCGGAACTACTGTTCCAGGTGTTTGCTGATCGTTATGAAAGACGAAGTCTGCTGATCACCAGCAACCTCGCCTTCAGCGACTGGGGCCAGATCTTTCAGGGCGAACGGATGACGGCAGCACTTTTGGATCGATTAACGCACCATTGTGAAATATTTGAGATGAATGGTGAAAGCTATCGGTTCAAAGAGTCGATGAAACAAAAGAAGCCACCTCGCAAAAAAGCCTGA
- the istA gene encoding IS21 family transposase encodes MLTVDDYGRIRRAHRDGMSIREIARTFHHSRRKIREVLHGAGQPQQYSQRQTQAAPRLGPFHETIRQILADDESQPPKQRHTAQRIFERLRDEHGYLGGYDAVCRFVRKHRTNKRETFIPLDHQPGQRLEADFGKIYVDFPDGRRRVSVLILVWSYSNAPFVIALPTERTEAILEGMVQAFEYFDRVPKEVWWDNPKTVADAVLSGRSRKINQRYAALASHYVFEPLFCLPASGNEKPVVENRVKTLQRKWSTPVPKMEDFEELNNYLRQCCLQEQQRLSSGKTETIGTRLEQDKQNAAGLPRHRFDPCIRREVKVNKYQFARFENVDYSVPRQCAFQTVSVKGYVDRVEMVFKGTVVATHQRSYEKGCQILNPLHYLAALGRRPAALDHSNVYRQWKLPPVFDELRERLENRHGLCAGAKQYVRVLQLLSAHPVQRVQKTIEQLRGPEGADADRIIRRVKRSTAHARNQPDFSPATLSKEELSRPEVLSVQVPCPSLNHFDLFLSTSTQGDHRAPTNNTEEKRSESTAAEQSQAVKVTGHECGVREVGPRSGQLKSDVRAISAAVD; translated from the coding sequence ATGCTTACGGTGGACGATTACGGACGTATACGGCGTGCTCATCGCGACGGGATGAGCATCCGGGAAATCGCTCGGACATTTCATCATTCACGGCGAAAGATCCGCGAAGTATTACACGGTGCAGGGCAACCGCAACAATATTCGCAGCGCCAGACTCAGGCGGCTCCCCGACTGGGCCCCTTCCATGAGACCATCCGACAGATTCTCGCCGATGATGAATCGCAACCACCCAAACAGCGGCACACAGCACAACGAATCTTTGAGCGACTGCGGGACGAGCACGGCTATCTCGGCGGTTACGATGCAGTTTGTCGATTCGTGCGGAAGCACCGAACCAATAAACGTGAAACATTCATCCCGCTTGATCACCAACCGGGCCAACGGCTGGAAGCCGACTTCGGCAAGATTTATGTCGATTTTCCCGACGGACGACGACGGGTTTCAGTGTTGATTCTGGTCTGGTCGTATTCCAACGCCCCCTTTGTGATCGCTCTACCGACGGAACGGACCGAAGCGATTCTGGAAGGCATGGTGCAGGCGTTCGAGTATTTTGATCGCGTTCCCAAAGAAGTCTGGTGGGACAACCCGAAAACGGTAGCCGACGCGGTGCTCAGCGGGCGGAGTCGCAAAATCAACCAACGTTATGCAGCCCTGGCAAGTCATTATGTCTTTGAACCACTGTTCTGCCTGCCGGCCAGCGGGAACGAAAAACCGGTCGTTGAGAATCGCGTGAAGACGTTGCAGCGGAAATGGTCGACTCCGGTTCCCAAGATGGAAGATTTCGAGGAACTCAACAACTATCTTCGGCAATGCTGCCTCCAGGAACAGCAGCGTCTCAGTAGTGGTAAGACAGAAACCATCGGCACACGATTGGAACAGGACAAACAAAACGCCGCCGGGTTGCCCAGGCACCGCTTTGATCCGTGCATCCGCCGGGAAGTAAAGGTCAACAAGTATCAGTTCGCCCGGTTTGAGAACGTGGATTACAGCGTGCCGCGACAGTGTGCGTTTCAGACGGTGAGCGTCAAAGGTTACGTTGACCGTGTGGAAATGGTCTTTAAGGGAACTGTGGTGGCAACCCATCAAAGAAGCTATGAGAAAGGGTGTCAGATTCTTAACCCGTTGCATTACCTCGCAGCTTTGGGGCGGCGACCGGCTGCGTTAGATCATTCCAACGTCTACCGTCAGTGGAAGCTACCGCCGGTGTTTGACGAACTTCGCGAACGGCTGGAAAACCGGCATGGCTTATGTGCGGGAGCAAAACAATATGTACGAGTGCTACAGCTATTGTCCGCACATCCAGTCCAGCGCGTCCAGAAAACCATCGAACAGTTGCGTGGCCCCGAAGGAGCGGATGCCGACCGGATCATTCGCCGGGTCAAACGCAGTACCGCGCATGCCCGCAATCAGCCTGATTTCTCTCCGGCAACTCTGAGCAAAGAAGAATTGAGTCGTCCGGAGGTCTTGTCGGTACAGGTTCCCTGTCCGAGCCTGAACCATTTTGATTTGTTTCTTTCTACGTCAACACAAGGAGATCATCGTGCCCCCACAAACAATACAGAAGAAAAACGATCCGAATCTACTGCTGCAGAGCAATCTCAAGCAGTTAAGGTTACCGGCCATGAATGCGGAGTTCGAGAAGTTGGCCCACGAAGCGGCCAACTCAAATCAGACGTTCGAGCAATATCTGCTGCAGTTGACTGA